A region from the Vicia villosa cultivar HV-30 ecotype Madison, WI linkage group LG3, Vvil1.0, whole genome shotgun sequence genome encodes:
- the LOC131654857 gene encoding transcription factor bHLH110-like isoform X1, which produces MIMESRNLHHLQDQQPPPLSSLSSSIPSSYAVGGGTTTIHSWTPTNITLNNAEGNFNSNLHEVNPRYSRSNAMIQDLGYHHQWTSDDVNRNHESDSTKEEISFTNFPKFTEMLNYTPPNSSMENYGVLDDSSATINMKNCTNDEHKDMNALMLKNLYTGGEFYNAQNYPNIGSQIHPSINISNMNPYSSSSSTTTLDMNMQSLDLLTSSQDHHLGRFTTNDHENLSFHLHPMQNQLANRSSSSNSINKPSLLNNGGGETKRVMQSKASQSETALKKSRSSSESKPSCAPFKVRKEKLGDRIAALQQLVAPFGKTDTASVLMEAIGYIKFLQGQVETLSVPYMKSTQNQNNRLMQGDSAIGDTNGEPKQQYLRSRGLCLVPLSCMSYIAGDGSTEVWQQRPNFGGPA; this is translated from the exons atgatTATGGAATCTAGAAATCTCCATCATCTTCAAGACCAACAACCTCCTCCTCTTTCTTCTTTATCTTCTTCTATTCCATCATCTTATGCTGTTGGAGGAGGAACCACCACCATCCACTCTTGGACCCCAACAAACATCACTTT GAATAATGCTGAAGGTAACTTCAACTCAAACCTCCATGAAGTTAATCCGAGATATTCGAGATCAAATGCGATGATTCAAGATTTAGGTTATCATCATCAATGGACTAGTGATGATGTTAACAGAAACCATGAGTCAGATTCTACTAAGGAAGAGATTTCTTTTACTAATTTCCCTAAATTTACTGAAATGCTTAATTACACTCCTCCTAATTCAAGCATGGAGAACTATGGAGTACTCGATGATTCGTCCGCTACGATAAATATGAAGAATTGTACTAATGATGAACACAAGGATATGAATGCTCTCATGCTCAAAAATCTTTACACTGGTGGAGAGTTCTATAATGCTCAAAATTATCCTAACATTGGTAGCCAGATTCACCCTAGTATAAACATCTCGAACATGAATCCATactcgtcttcgtcttcaaccacAACTTTGGATATGAACATGCAGTCATTAGATCTATTAACTAGTTCACAAGATCATCATCTTGGTAGATTTACAACTAATGATCATGAAAacctttcttttcatcttcatccgatgcagaACCAACTCGCGAACCGATCCTCTTCTAGTAACTCCATTAAT AAGCCGTCGCTACTCAACAATGGTGGTGGAGAAACTAAGAGAGTGATGCAATCAAAGGCTTCTCAATCTGAAACCGCATTGAAGAAATCGCGATCTTCATCAGAATCTAAACCTTCGTGTGCACCCTTTAAG GTTAGGAAAGAGAAATTAGGCGATAGGATTGCGGCTCTTCAACAGTTAGTGGCTCCTTTTGGAAAG ACTGACACTGCATCTGTACTCATGGAAGCTATTGGATACATTAAATTCCTTCAAGGCCAAGTCGAG ACACTGAGTGTTCCTTATATGAAGTCAACGCAAAACCAAAACAACAGATTGATGCAAGGG GATTCAGCCATAGGTGACACAAATGGAGAACCAAAGCAGCAATATCTGAGAAGTCGAGGCCTGTGTCTCGTGCCATTGTCATGCATGTCATACATAGCCGGCGATGGCAGCACAGAGGTGTGGCAACAGCGCCCGAACTTTGGTGGACCGGCTTGA
- the LOC131654857 gene encoding transcription factor bHLH110-like isoform X2, with protein sequence MIMESRNLHHLQDQQPPPLSSLSSSIPSSYAVGGGTTTIHSWTPTNITLNNAEGNFNSNLHEVNPRYSRSNAMIQDLGYHHQWTSDDVNRNHESDSTKEEISFTNFPKFTEMLNYTPPNSSMENYGVLDDSSATINMKNCTNDEHKDMNALMLKNLYTGGEFYNAQNYPNIGSQIHPSINISNMNPYSSSSSTTTLDMNMQSLDLLTSSQDHHLGRFTTNDHENLSFHLHPMQNQLANRSSSSNSINPSLLNNGGGETKRVMQSKASQSETALKKSRSSSESKPSCAPFKVRKEKLGDRIAALQQLVAPFGKTDTASVLMEAIGYIKFLQGQVETLSVPYMKSTQNQNNRLMQGDSAIGDTNGEPKQQYLRSRGLCLVPLSCMSYIAGDGSTEVWQQRPNFGGPA encoded by the exons atgatTATGGAATCTAGAAATCTCCATCATCTTCAAGACCAACAACCTCCTCCTCTTTCTTCTTTATCTTCTTCTATTCCATCATCTTATGCTGTTGGAGGAGGAACCACCACCATCCACTCTTGGACCCCAACAAACATCACTTT GAATAATGCTGAAGGTAACTTCAACTCAAACCTCCATGAAGTTAATCCGAGATATTCGAGATCAAATGCGATGATTCAAGATTTAGGTTATCATCATCAATGGACTAGTGATGATGTTAACAGAAACCATGAGTCAGATTCTACTAAGGAAGAGATTTCTTTTACTAATTTCCCTAAATTTACTGAAATGCTTAATTACACTCCTCCTAATTCAAGCATGGAGAACTATGGAGTACTCGATGATTCGTCCGCTACGATAAATATGAAGAATTGTACTAATGATGAACACAAGGATATGAATGCTCTCATGCTCAAAAATCTTTACACTGGTGGAGAGTTCTATAATGCTCAAAATTATCCTAACATTGGTAGCCAGATTCACCCTAGTATAAACATCTCGAACATGAATCCATactcgtcttcgtcttcaaccacAACTTTGGATATGAACATGCAGTCATTAGATCTATTAACTAGTTCACAAGATCATCATCTTGGTAGATTTACAACTAATGATCATGAAAacctttcttttcatcttcatccgatgcagaACCAACTCGCGAACCGATCCTCTTCTAGTAACTCCATTAAT CCGTCGCTACTCAACAATGGTGGTGGAGAAACTAAGAGAGTGATGCAATCAAAGGCTTCTCAATCTGAAACCGCATTGAAGAAATCGCGATCTTCATCAGAATCTAAACCTTCGTGTGCACCCTTTAAG GTTAGGAAAGAGAAATTAGGCGATAGGATTGCGGCTCTTCAACAGTTAGTGGCTCCTTTTGGAAAG ACTGACACTGCATCTGTACTCATGGAAGCTATTGGATACATTAAATTCCTTCAAGGCCAAGTCGAG ACACTGAGTGTTCCTTATATGAAGTCAACGCAAAACCAAAACAACAGATTGATGCAAGGG GATTCAGCCATAGGTGACACAAATGGAGAACCAAAGCAGCAATATCTGAGAAGTCGAGGCCTGTGTCTCGTGCCATTGTCATGCATGTCATACATAGCCGGCGATGGCAGCACAGAGGTGTGGCAACAGCGCCCGAACTTTGGTGGACCGGCTTGA
- the LOC131660216 gene encoding alcohol acyltransferase 9-like: MSKSIELPNCTYPCEPVTIIPPSAPTPKHSLYLSNLDDQKFLRFSIKYVYIFKKSVNMNNLKSSLARVLVDYYPLAGRLRRCSSNLDDDGDDEKKLEVDCNGKGGLFVEAFMDITADELVEHSKFPNKSWRKFLYKVESQSFLDVPPLIVQLTSLGCGGMILCTAINHALCDGVGTSQFLHAWAHLTTSPQTNLTIQPFHSRHVLHPRQPPTINLHNPAYTRSQPNPQINLHKSIQSQPLVPTSFTFNSTHILYLKKQCIPSLKCTTFEIIAAHTWRSWIRSLNLPLPYKLNVKLLFSVNFRSVMNLPKGYYGNGFLLACAESKIEDLVGNNNNNLHYVVKLVQKAKSTVNDEEYIRSTVDLLEDKTVKTDVSTSLVISQWSKLGLEDVDFGEGKALHMGPLTSDIYCLFLPVIGGGDGVRVVVSVPESMVESFKYQMSGNWEKKMEDEDMVKNEFHANEISFL; encoded by the exons ATGTCAAAATCAATAGAACTCCCTAATTGCACCTATCCATGTGAACCAGTCACTATTATTCCACCAAGTGCTCCAACGCCAAAACATTCTCTCTATCTTTCCAATCTTGATGACCAAAAATTTCTTAGATTTTCAATAAAGTATGTATACATTTTCAAGAAATCAGTGAACATGAATAACTTGAAATCTTCTCTGGCTAGAGTTTTGGTGGATTATTACCCTTTAGCAGGGAGGTTGAGAAGATGTTCCTCTAATttggatgatgatggtgatgatgagaagaagcttgaggtgGATTGTAATGGAAAAGGTGGTTTGTTTGTTGAAGCTTTCATGGATATTACTGCAGATGAATTGGTTGAACATTCTAAGTTTCCGAATAAATCATGGAGGAAGTTTTTGTATAAGGTGGAATCTCAGAGTTTCTTAGATGTTCCTCCACTTATTGTTCAG TTAACAAGTCTCGGTTGCGGGGGAATGATTCTCTGCACCGCAATCAACCACGCTCTATGCGACGGAGTCGGAACATCTCAATTTCTCCATGCATGGGCACATCTCACCACATCCCCTCAAACCAATCTAACCATCCAACCTTTCCACTCACGCCACGTGTTACACCCACGACAACCACCCACCATAAACCTCCACAACCCCGCATACACCAGATCCCAGCCAAACCCTCAAATAAATCTCCACAAATCAATCCAATCACAACCTTTAGTACCCACATCCTTTACCTTTAATTCCACCCATATCCTCTACTTAAAAAAACAATGCATCCCATCACTAAAATGCACCACCTTTGAAATAATCGCTGCACACACGTGGCGTTCTTGGATTCGTTCATTAAATCTACCATTGCCATACAAGTTAAATGTGAAGCTACTTTTCTCCGTTAATTTTCGCTCCGTTATGAATTTACCAAAAGGATATTACGGAAATGGATTTTTATTAGCATGTGCCGAAAGTAAAATAGAGGATTTAGTgggaaataataataacaatctcCACTATGTTGTGAAGTTAGTACAAAAAGCAAAATCAACGGTGAATGATGAGGAGTATATAAGATCAACAGTTGATTTGTTGGAGGATAAAACGGTAAAAACCGATGTTTCGACTAGTTTGGTTATATCGCAATGGTCAAAACTGGGGTTAGAAGATGTGGATTTTGGAGAGGGGAAAGCATTGCATATGGGTCCTTTGACAAGTgatatttattgtttatttttacCGGTGATTGGTGGTGGTGATGGTGTGAGAGTGGTGGTTTCTGTGCCGGAGAGTATGGTGGAGAGTTTTAAGTATCAGATGAGTGGAAATTGGGAGAAGAAAATGGAGGATGAAGATATGGTTAAGAATGAATTTCATGCGAATGAGATTTCGTTTTTGTGA